A single Clavibacter nebraskensis NCPPB 2581 DNA region contains:
- a CDS encoding Rne/Rng family ribonuclease, producing MVERDENTGRRRPSLFERLTGRRAATPAAAGTGGTPALPASATPEASGSPAASEAKGHTLNENDDTRSTPDETERPVVRRSRRASTPASAPAVAQPDDASVDASAAAPAPADDAEAEAPATAQPAARAPRKRAPRKAAVPAEQEAPAAEQPAAEASDDERATAEPVDAPAAEAPAAPARAVPSLSVFFQAPDIAPLPPRRERDDRRDDSHDEDDDLDRDERPLRSSRRGGRGQDRSTGRDGRGRDSRDDAHDDDEDDSPSVRRRARRRSGEEGRDGDDAPGTVVKVRTPREPELITEPQRIKGSTRLEAKKQRRRDGRDAGRRRPVLTESEYLARRESVDRSMIVRSRDGKIQIGVLEDQVLVEHYVARADEASLIGNVYLGRVQNVLPSMEAAFIDIGRGRNAVLYSGEVDWDAANADKGGGSHARRIEVALKPGDRVLVQVTKDPVGHKGARLTSQVSLPGRYLVYVPNGSMNGISRKLPDTERARLKKTLKEVLPENVGVIVRTAAEGATEEQLKLDVERLTSQWAEISRQVEKAQAPALLHSEPDLLLKIIRDVFNEDFRELVIDGGDAQEIIEGYLRGVAPDLIDRVQTYSGDADSFDHYRVSEQIEKALDRKVWLPSGGSLVIDRTEAMTVVDVNTGKFVGSGGNLEETVTKNNLEAAEEIVRQMRLRDIGGIIVVDFIDMVLESNRDLVLRRLVECLSRDRTKHQVAEVTSLGLVQMTRKKLGLGLLESFSENCETCAGRGIIIHHDPLMAHKQTPQEPVQGQGRRRGGKGQQEHGAGTGGGGGRGNGGGQAQQQQRTPAASTHSITDDARNALAKIATSTIQTVNEAIDRVEDVVRTPDEAAEAAPRAEAAPVEEQPRGERPRRSRGGRGRASSATAEATERQEPQAPAAEAPSAPAEDPTPADAAVEEPALSTLEPREAIRLEPVQILDIPVASTRTAPRRVSSADAEQLLGSVLDALPQPKEPGQGRSRSRRVSTQTLTTPAPADDAS from the coding sequence ATGGTGGAGAGAGACGAGAACACCGGCAGGAGGCGACCCAGCCTCTTCGAGCGGCTCACGGGCCGCCGCGCCGCGACGCCCGCGGCGGCGGGGACCGGCGGCACGCCCGCCCTCCCCGCGTCCGCGACCCCCGAGGCGAGCGGCAGTCCCGCCGCCTCCGAAGCGAAGGGCCACACCCTGAACGAGAACGACGACACCCGGTCCACGCCCGACGAGACGGAGAGGCCGGTCGTCCGACGCTCCCGCCGCGCGAGCACCCCCGCATCCGCGCCCGCGGTCGCCCAGCCGGACGACGCCAGCGTCGACGCGTCCGCCGCGGCCCCCGCACCCGCGGACGACGCCGAGGCGGAGGCCCCGGCCACCGCGCAGCCCGCCGCCCGGGCGCCCCGGAAGCGCGCCCCGCGCAAGGCGGCCGTCCCGGCCGAGCAGGAGGCGCCCGCCGCCGAGCAGCCCGCCGCCGAGGCGTCGGATGACGAGCGCGCGACAGCCGAGCCGGTCGACGCGCCCGCCGCGGAGGCCCCCGCGGCTCCGGCACGCGCCGTCCCTTCCCTCTCCGTCTTCTTCCAGGCCCCGGACATCGCGCCGCTGCCTCCCCGCCGCGAGCGCGACGACCGCCGCGACGATTCCCATGACGAGGACGACGACCTCGACCGCGACGAGCGCCCCTTGCGCTCGTCGCGCCGCGGCGGCCGTGGACAGGACCGCAGCACCGGCCGCGACGGCCGTGGCCGTGACAGCCGCGACGACGCCCACGACGACGACGAGGACGACTCGCCGTCGGTCCGCCGCCGCGCGCGCCGCCGCTCCGGCGAGGAGGGCCGCGACGGCGACGACGCGCCCGGCACGGTCGTCAAGGTCCGTACGCCGCGCGAGCCCGAGCTCATCACCGAGCCGCAGCGGATCAAGGGATCCACGCGCCTCGAGGCCAAGAAGCAGCGCCGCCGCGACGGCCGCGACGCCGGACGCCGCCGTCCGGTCCTCACCGAGTCCGAGTACCTGGCGCGCCGCGAGTCCGTCGACCGCAGCATGATCGTGCGCTCGCGCGACGGCAAGATCCAGATCGGCGTGCTCGAGGACCAGGTGCTCGTCGAGCACTACGTCGCCCGCGCCGACGAGGCGTCGCTCATCGGCAACGTCTACCTCGGCCGCGTCCAGAACGTGCTGCCCAGCATGGAGGCCGCCTTCATCGACATCGGCCGCGGTCGCAACGCCGTGCTCTACTCCGGCGAGGTCGACTGGGACGCCGCCAACGCCGACAAGGGCGGCGGCAGCCACGCGCGTCGCATCGAGGTCGCGCTGAAGCCCGGCGACCGCGTGCTCGTCCAGGTCACCAAGGACCCGGTCGGCCACAAGGGCGCCCGCCTCACGAGCCAGGTGAGCCTCCCCGGCCGCTACCTCGTGTACGTGCCCAACGGGTCCATGAACGGCATCAGCCGCAAGCTCCCCGACACCGAGCGCGCGCGCCTCAAGAAGACCCTCAAGGAGGTGCTGCCCGAGAACGTGGGCGTCATCGTCCGCACCGCCGCCGAGGGCGCGACGGAGGAGCAGCTGAAGCTCGACGTCGAGCGCCTCACGTCGCAGTGGGCCGAGATCAGCCGCCAGGTCGAGAAGGCGCAGGCGCCCGCGCTCCTGCACTCGGAGCCCGACCTGCTGCTGAAGATCATCCGCGACGTCTTCAACGAGGACTTCCGCGAGCTCGTGATCGACGGCGGCGACGCCCAGGAGATCATCGAGGGCTACCTCCGCGGCGTGGCGCCCGACCTCATCGACCGGGTGCAGACGTACTCGGGCGACGCGGACTCGTTCGACCACTACCGCGTCAGCGAGCAGATCGAGAAGGCGCTCGACCGCAAGGTGTGGCTGCCCTCCGGCGGATCGCTCGTCATCGACCGCACCGAGGCCATGACCGTGGTCGACGTCAACACGGGCAAGTTCGTCGGCTCCGGCGGCAACCTCGAGGAGACCGTCACCAAGAACAACCTCGAGGCCGCGGAGGAGATCGTCCGCCAGATGCGCCTGCGCGACATCGGCGGGATCATCGTCGTCGACTTCATCGACATGGTGCTCGAGTCCAACCGCGACCTCGTGCTCCGCCGCCTGGTGGAGTGCCTCAGCCGCGACCGCACCAAGCACCAGGTCGCCGAGGTCACCTCGCTCGGCCTCGTGCAGATGACCCGCAAGAAGCTCGGCCTGGGCCTCCTCGAGTCGTTCTCCGAGAACTGCGAGACCTGCGCCGGGCGGGGGATCATCATCCACCACGACCCGCTCATGGCCCACAAGCAGACGCCGCAGGAGCCCGTGCAGGGCCAGGGCCGCCGTCGCGGCGGCAAGGGCCAGCAGGAGCACGGCGCCGGCACTGGCGGCGGCGGCGGACGCGGGAACGGCGGCGGTCAGGCGCAGCAGCAGCAGCGCACGCCGGCGGCCAGCACCCACAGCATCACCGACGACGCCCGCAACGCGCTCGCCAAGATCGCCACGAGCACCATCCAGACGGTGAACGAGGCCATCGACCGGGTCGAGGACGTCGTGCGCACCCCGGACGAGGCCGCCGAGGCGGCACCGCGGGCCGAGGCCGCGCCCGTCGAGGAGCAGCCGCGCGGCGAACGCCCGCGTCGGAGCCGCGGGGGCCGGGGACGCGCGTCATCCGCGACCGCCGAGGCGACGGAGCGGCAGGAGCCGCAGGCACCCGCCGCCGAGGCGCCGTCCGCTCCCGCCGAGGACCCGACGCCCGCCGACGCAGCCGTGGAGGAGCCCGCCCTGTCGACGCTCGAGCCGCGCGAGGCCATCCGCCTCGAGCCGGTGCAGATCCTTGACATCCCGGTCGCGAGCACCCGCACGGCCCCGCGCCGCGTGAGCTCGGCCGACGCGGAGCAGCTCCTCGGCTCTGTGCTCGACGCCCTGCCGCAGCCCAAGGAGCCCGGCCAGGGCCGCTCGCGCAGCCGCCGGGTCTCGACGCAGACGCTCACGACGCCGGCCCCGGCCGACGACGCGAGCTGA
- a CDS encoding DUF4233 domain-containing protein, whose product MSSDGRPARTRRPRPPRTTVEILGSIVMGFQVIVVFLASLVAFGLEALSALPALGGGALLVLAMLAVVGALRTPLGIRAGWVVQVLVVLTGFVLPAMFAVGGFFLLLWIYAMVQGARIDREKAAARGAWEQAMLDEQAAAGGAPAPGDARSTDHRPTTEPPAPAQ is encoded by the coding sequence GTGAGCTCCGACGGCCGACCGGCCCGCACCAGGCGGCCGCGGCCACCCCGCACGACGGTCGAGATCCTCGGATCCATCGTGATGGGCTTCCAGGTCATCGTGGTGTTCCTCGCGAGCCTGGTCGCCTTCGGCCTCGAGGCCCTGTCGGCGCTCCCCGCACTCGGCGGCGGCGCCCTGCTCGTCCTCGCCATGCTCGCCGTCGTCGGCGCCCTGCGCACCCCGCTCGGCATCCGCGCCGGCTGGGTCGTGCAGGTGCTCGTCGTCCTCACGGGCTTCGTGCTCCCCGCCATGTTCGCGGTCGGCGGCTTCTTCTTGCTCCTCTGGATCTACGCCATGGTGCAGGGCGCCCGGATCGACCGCGAGAAGGCCGCCGCCCGCGGCGCGTGGGAGCAGGCCATGCTCGACGAGCAGGCCGCGGCGGGCGGCGCCCCCGCCCCGGGCGACGCCCGCTCCACCGACCACCGACCGACCACCGAGCCGCCGGCTCCCGCCCAGTAG
- a CDS encoding vitamin K epoxide reductase family protein, which produces MTATRAPAHPRSLAVLLVVTGVVGWIGAFVLVLDRLHLLEHPGASLSCDVNPFISCATVIQSPQGSLFGFPNPLIGVAAFVVPIVIGMALVAGARFARWFWTLFALGTFAGWVFVTWLFTQSVFVIGALCPYCLLVWSAMIPLWWGTLSATTRAGLIPVPARVRRAADAVAPYTWAVVVLNYAIIVVAIVSTFPALVPTLLG; this is translated from the coding sequence ATGACCGCCACCCGGGCCCCCGCGCATCCCCGCTCGCTGGCCGTCCTGCTCGTCGTCACGGGCGTCGTCGGCTGGATCGGCGCCTTCGTCCTCGTGCTGGACCGGCTGCACCTCCTGGAGCACCCGGGCGCGTCGCTCTCGTGCGACGTCAACCCGTTCATCTCCTGCGCGACCGTCATCCAGTCGCCGCAGGGATCGCTGTTCGGCTTCCCCAACCCGCTCATCGGGGTCGCCGCGTTCGTGGTGCCGATCGTGATCGGCATGGCCCTCGTCGCGGGCGCCCGGTTCGCGCGCTGGTTCTGGACGCTGTTCGCGCTGGGGACGTTCGCCGGCTGGGTCTTCGTGACGTGGCTCTTCACCCAGAGCGTCTTCGTCATCGGCGCGCTCTGCCCGTACTGCCTGCTCGTGTGGAGCGCGATGATCCCGCTGTGGTGGGGCACGCTGTCCGCCACCACCCGCGCGGGGCTGATCCCGGTGCCCGCGCGCGTGCGCCGGGCCGCCGACGCGGTGGCGCCGTACACGTGGGCGGTCGTGGTGCTCAACTACGCGATCATCGTCGTCGCCATCGTGTCGACGTTCCCGGCGCTCGTCCCGACGCTGCTCGGCTGA
- the rplU gene encoding 50S ribosomal protein L21 yields the protein MVYAVVRAGGRQEKVEVGTIVTMDRVKNQQSGKVVLPAVLLVDGDTITTDAAKLADVTVSAEILNDLRGPKIVIQKFKNKTGYKKRQGHRQDLTRVQVTEIN from the coding sequence GTGGTTTACGCAGTTGTGCGCGCCGGCGGTCGGCAGGAGAAGGTCGAGGTCGGGACCATCGTGACGATGGACCGGGTGAAGAACCAGCAGAGCGGCAAGGTCGTGCTCCCCGCGGTCCTGCTCGTCGACGGCGACACCATCACCACGGACGCCGCGAAGCTCGCCGACGTCACCGTCAGCGCCGAGATCCTGAACGACCTCCGCGGTCCCAAGATCGTCATCCAGAAGTTCAAGAACAAGACCGGGTACAAGAAGCGCCAGGGGCACCGCCAGGACCTCACGCGCGTCCAGGTCACCGAGATCAACTAG
- a CDS encoding DUF4031 domain-containing protein, protein MTVLLDRPAWPAHGRLWAHLVSDASLAELHDFACAAGIPERAFDRDHYDVPEDRYAELVARGAEPVSNRDLVRRLQASGLRVTQRERRAPGS, encoded by the coding sequence ATGACCGTGCTCCTCGACCGACCGGCCTGGCCCGCCCACGGCAGGCTCTGGGCGCACCTCGTGAGCGACGCGTCGCTCGCCGAGCTGCACGACTTCGCGTGCGCCGCCGGCATCCCCGAGCGTGCCTTCGACCGCGACCACTACGACGTGCCGGAGGACCGGTACGCCGAGCTGGTGGCGCGCGGCGCCGAGCCGGTCTCCAACCGCGACCTCGTGCGCCGGCTGCAGGCGAGCGGCCTGCGGGTCACGCAGCGGGAACGGCGCGCTCCGGGCTCCTAG
- the ndk gene encoding nucleoside-diphosphate kinase, whose protein sequence is MSAPVQETLVLVKPDGVARGLTGEVLRRIEAKGYQIVDLRMVQAERALLEQHYEEHQGKPFYAPLVEFMESGPIVAVRVAGNRAIEGFRSLAGTTDPTLAAPGTIRGDLGRDWGLAVAQNLVHGSDSPESAARELALWF, encoded by the coding sequence ATGTCCGCTCCCGTCCAGGAGACCCTCGTCCTCGTCAAGCCCGACGGCGTCGCCCGCGGCCTCACCGGCGAGGTCCTCCGCCGCATCGAGGCCAAGGGCTACCAGATCGTCGACCTCCGCATGGTGCAGGCCGAGCGCGCCCTGCTCGAGCAGCACTACGAGGAGCACCAGGGCAAGCCGTTCTACGCGCCTCTCGTCGAGTTCATGGAGTCGGGCCCGATCGTCGCCGTGCGCGTCGCCGGGAACCGCGCCATCGAGGGCTTCCGCTCGCTCGCCGGCACGACCGATCCGACGCTCGCCGCCCCCGGCACGATCCGCGGCGACCTCGGCCGCGACTGGGGCCTCGCGGTCGCCCAGAACCTCGTGCACGGCAGCGACTCGCCCGAGTCCGCCGCGCGCGAGCTCGCCCTCTGGTTCTAG
- a CDS encoding class I SAM-dependent methyltransferase: MTPDVPDLASSFGAVSEPYDRVRLVYPEEAVTWMLPAGARRVVDVGAGTGKLTGALAARGLRVTAVEPDDRMRAVLAARLPGVTALRGSGEAIPVGDDEEDAVLVAQAWHWMDAGAAAREAARVLRPGGRLGIVWNVMDVEVDWVRELDALLHPGSRAAGRAIEPGPFPGFGPVEHASFAHVHPMSPEEVVALAGSISRIIVLPDHERARVLDDIRTLLAGHPDTAGSTALDLPYRADAYRAQLGG; encoded by the coding sequence ATGACCCCTGACGTCCCGGACCTGGCCTCGTCCTTCGGTGCCGTCTCGGAGCCCTACGACCGCGTCCGCCTCGTCTACCCCGAGGAGGCGGTGACCTGGATGCTCCCCGCCGGCGCCCGCCGCGTCGTGGACGTGGGCGCCGGCACGGGCAAGTTGACGGGCGCGCTGGCGGCGCGCGGCCTCCGCGTGACCGCCGTCGAACCCGACGACCGGATGCGCGCCGTGCTCGCGGCGCGGCTCCCCGGCGTCACAGCGCTCCGCGGATCGGGCGAGGCGATCCCGGTGGGCGACGACGAGGAGGACGCCGTGCTCGTCGCCCAGGCGTGGCACTGGATGGACGCGGGGGCCGCAGCGCGCGAGGCCGCGCGCGTCCTCCGCCCCGGCGGGCGCCTGGGCATCGTCTGGAACGTCATGGACGTGGAGGTCGACTGGGTCCGCGAGCTCGACGCTCTCCTCCACCCGGGCTCCCGTGCCGCGGGCCGCGCCATCGAGCCCGGCCCGTTCCCCGGCTTCGGCCCGGTCGAGCACGCGTCGTTCGCCCACGTGCACCCCATGAGTCCCGAGGAGGTGGTGGCCCTCGCGGGATCCATCAGCCGGATCATCGTGCTGCCCGACCACGAGCGCGCCCGCGTGCTCGACGACATCCGCACCCTCCTCGCCGGACACCCCGACACCGCGGGCAGCACGGCGCTCGACCTGCCGTACCGCGCCGACGCGTACCGGGCCCAGCTCGGCGGCTAG
- the ileS gene encoding isoleucine--tRNA ligase gives MTYPRPVPDAPSAPDQVAASPRFPDVEKGILAFWKRDDTFRASVERREGCDEWVFYDGPPFANGLPHYGHLLTGYAKDAFPRFQTMRGKQVHRRFGWDTHGLPAELEAMRQLGITEKSEIEEMGVEAFNAVARRSVLEYTGEWEDYVTRSARWVDFEDDYKTLDLDFMESVIWAFKQLHDKGLAYEGFRVLPYCWHDQTPLSNHELRMDDDVYRMRQDQSVTVTFPLVGAKAESLGLTAVRALAWTTTPWTLPTNMALAVGPDITYAVVPAGPAGTPDAEAPDALPRESSVQLAAEVLGSEYLIAQDLVGNYAKDLGYASADEARAAVSRTVLGRQLEGVAYDRLWDFYADTERFGTANAWQVLVADYVTTTDGTGIVHQAPAYGEEDQQVCAAAGIPVILSLDEGGRFVDTVPEVAGELWSDAGKTLTRMLKAQGRLIRQASYEHSYPHCWRCKNPLIYKAVSSWFVRVTDFRDDMVRLNQDITWTPENVKDGQFGKWIGNARDWSISRNRFWGSPIPVWKSDDPAYPRIDVYGSLDELEADFGVRPTDLHRPFIDELTRPNPDDPTGKSTMRRIEDVLDVWFDSGSMPFAQVHYPFENREWFDQHSPADFIVEYIGQTRGWFYTLHALSTALFERPAFSSVVSHGIVLGNDGQKMSKSLRNYPDVNEVFDRDGSDAMRWFLLASPVLRGGNLVVTEEGIREGVRQVLLPLWSTWYFFSLYANSAQPGGYEATRDTTSDDVLDRYILARTRRLVTEVTEHMTALDSTLAAASLRDFADVLTNWYVRRSRDRFWAGTEAGDTRAFDTLYTVLETVTRVAAPLLPLVSERIWKDLTGGRSVHLEDWPEPDDLPADDRLVEVMDRVRQVASTALSLRKQSGLRVRQPLARLTVVSDDADGLARFEDILRDELNVKAVSVEELTPTSAADAGITRRLTVAARVAGPRLGKGVQQVIQAARQGDWTEVDGEVVAGGVPLVAAEYELVLEVAGDRADQALALLPSGGFLLLDTALTPELEAEGLARDVVRNVQDARKGAGLDVSDRISLVIRLDAAGAEAAERFRDLIAHETLAVALRIDAGAEASASGITVGGGSPLDIEVERA, from the coding sequence ATGACCTACCCCCGTCCCGTCCCCGACGCCCCGAGCGCACCCGACCAGGTCGCCGCGAGCCCGCGGTTCCCGGACGTCGAGAAGGGCATCCTCGCCTTCTGGAAGCGCGACGACACCTTCCGCGCCTCCGTCGAGCGGCGCGAGGGGTGCGACGAGTGGGTCTTCTACGACGGCCCGCCCTTCGCCAACGGCCTCCCGCACTACGGCCACCTCCTCACCGGCTACGCGAAGGACGCTTTCCCGCGCTTCCAGACCATGCGCGGCAAGCAGGTCCACCGCCGCTTCGGCTGGGACACGCACGGCCTCCCCGCGGAGCTCGAGGCGATGCGCCAGCTCGGGATCACCGAGAAGAGCGAGATCGAGGAGATGGGCGTCGAGGCGTTCAACGCCGTCGCCCGCCGCTCCGTGCTCGAGTACACGGGGGAGTGGGAGGACTACGTCACCCGCTCCGCCCGCTGGGTCGACTTCGAGGACGACTACAAGACGCTCGACCTCGACTTCATGGAGTCGGTCATCTGGGCGTTCAAGCAGCTGCACGACAAGGGCCTCGCCTACGAGGGCTTCCGCGTGCTGCCGTACTGCTGGCACGACCAGACGCCGCTGAGCAACCACGAGCTGCGGATGGACGACGACGTCTACCGCATGCGCCAGGACCAGTCCGTCACCGTCACGTTCCCGCTCGTCGGCGCGAAGGCCGAGTCGCTCGGCCTCACCGCCGTGCGCGCACTCGCCTGGACGACCACGCCGTGGACCCTGCCGACGAACATGGCGCTCGCGGTCGGGCCGGACATCACCTACGCCGTGGTGCCCGCCGGCCCCGCGGGCACGCCGGACGCGGAGGCGCCCGACGCGCTGCCCCGTGAGTCGTCGGTGCAGCTCGCCGCCGAGGTGCTCGGGTCCGAGTACCTCATCGCGCAGGACCTGGTGGGGAACTACGCCAAGGACCTCGGCTACGCGTCCGCCGACGAGGCCCGCGCCGCCGTCTCCCGCACGGTGCTGGGCCGCCAGCTCGAGGGCGTCGCCTACGACCGGCTCTGGGACTTCTACGCCGACACCGAGAGGTTCGGCACCGCGAACGCGTGGCAGGTGCTCGTCGCCGACTACGTCACGACCACCGACGGCACCGGCATCGTCCACCAGGCCCCGGCCTACGGCGAGGAGGACCAGCAGGTCTGCGCCGCCGCCGGGATCCCCGTGATCCTCTCGCTCGACGAGGGCGGCCGCTTCGTCGACACCGTGCCCGAGGTCGCGGGCGAGCTGTGGTCGGACGCCGGGAAGACCCTCACGCGGATGCTCAAGGCGCAGGGCCGCCTCATCCGCCAGGCCAGCTACGAGCACTCGTACCCGCACTGCTGGCGCTGCAAGAACCCGCTCATCTACAAAGCCGTCTCCAGCTGGTTCGTGCGCGTCACCGACTTCCGCGACGACATGGTGCGCCTCAACCAGGACATCACGTGGACGCCCGAGAACGTCAAGGACGGCCAATTCGGCAAGTGGATCGGCAACGCCCGCGACTGGTCGATCAGCCGCAACCGGTTCTGGGGCAGCCCCATCCCGGTGTGGAAGAGCGACGACCCGGCCTACCCGCGCATCGACGTCTACGGCAGCCTCGACGAGCTCGAGGCCGACTTCGGCGTGCGCCCGACCGACCTGCACCGCCCGTTCATCGACGAACTCACGCGCCCGAACCCCGACGACCCGACGGGGAAGAGCACCATGCGCCGCATCGAGGACGTGCTCGACGTCTGGTTCGACTCCGGATCCATGCCGTTCGCGCAGGTGCACTACCCGTTCGAGAACCGCGAGTGGTTCGACCAGCACAGCCCGGCCGACTTCATCGTCGAGTACATCGGGCAGACCCGCGGCTGGTTCTACACGCTGCATGCCCTGTCGACCGCGCTGTTCGAGCGCCCGGCGTTCTCGAGCGTCGTGAGCCACGGCATCGTCCTCGGCAACGACGGCCAGAAGATGTCGAAGTCGCTCCGCAACTACCCGGACGTCAACGAGGTCTTCGACCGCGACGGATCCGACGCCATGCGGTGGTTCCTCCTCGCGAGCCCCGTGCTCCGCGGCGGCAACCTCGTGGTCACCGAGGAGGGGATCCGCGAGGGCGTCCGCCAGGTGCTGCTCCCGCTCTGGAGCACCTGGTACTTCTTCTCGCTCTACGCCAACTCCGCGCAGCCGGGCGGCTACGAGGCGACGCGCGACACGACGAGCGACGACGTGCTGGACCGCTACATCCTGGCCCGCACGCGCCGCCTCGTGACCGAGGTCACCGAGCACATGACCGCGCTCGACTCGACGCTCGCCGCGGCATCCCTCCGCGACTTCGCCGACGTGCTCACCAACTGGTACGTGCGCCGCAGCCGCGACCGCTTCTGGGCGGGCACGGAGGCGGGGGACACGCGCGCGTTCGACACGCTGTACACGGTCCTCGAGACCGTGACGCGCGTCGCGGCGCCGCTCCTCCCGCTCGTGTCCGAGCGCATCTGGAAGGACCTCACCGGGGGGCGCAGCGTCCACCTGGAGGACTGGCCGGAGCCCGACGACCTGCCCGCGGACGACCGCCTCGTGGAGGTGATGGACCGGGTCCGCCAGGTCGCCTCGACCGCGCTCTCGCTCCGCAAGCAGTCGGGCCTCCGCGTCCGCCAGCCGCTCGCGCGCCTCACGGTCGTGAGCGACGACGCCGACGGGCTCGCCCGGTTCGAGGACATCCTGCGCGACGAGCTCAACGTCAAGGCCGTCTCCGTCGAGGAGCTGACCCCGACGAGCGCGGCCGACGCGGGCATCACCCGCCGCCTCACCGTCGCCGCGCGCGTCGCCGGCCCGCGCCTCGGCAAGGGCGTGCAGCAGGTGATCCAGGCCGCCCGCCAGGGTGACTGGACGGAGGTCGACGGCGAGGTCGTCGCGGGCGGCGTGCCGCTCGTGGCCGCCGAGTACGAGCTCGTGCTGGAGGTGGCGGGCGACCGCGCCGACCAGGCGCTCGCGCTGCTGCCCAGCGGCGGCTTCCTGCTGCTCGACACGGCCCTCACACCGGAGCTCGAGGCCGAGGGCCTGGCGCGCGACGTCGTGCGCAACGTGCAGGACGCGCGGAAGGGCGCGGGCCTCGACGTGAGCGACCGGATCTCCCTGGTGATCCGGCTGGATGCGGCGGGCGCCGAGGCGGCGGAGCGGTTCCGCGACCTCATCGCCCATGAGACCCTGGCGGTGGCGCTGCGGATCGACGCGGGCGCCGAGGCATCGGCGTCCGGCATCACCGTCGGCGGCGGATCGCCCCTGGACATCGAGGTGGAGCGAGCATGA
- a CDS encoding bifunctional folylpolyglutamate synthase/dihydrofolate synthase, producing the protein MSDQRGGRPFDDDADDIRRDDDFEPETDEGVDAAARALDPDVDGLSDDQLFADDAAELRREAEQSIVAGGEVDDENYFEREGDAVYQALLARVGEQAPQPRLSATRRVVELLGDPQRAYPIVHITGTNGKTSTSRMTESILRAAGLRTGLFTSPHLVRFNERIVVDGLPITDEALSRNWADVEPFIDLVDRELVAAGEKPVTFFEALTVLAFASFADAPVDVAVIEVGMGGEWDSTNVGDGQVAVFTPVSLDHTQRLGSTVAEIARTKSGIVKPAADVVSSAQLPEVVAELTRAAELTESTWSMEGERFRLLDTTLAVGGQVISVQGLAGTYRDVFLPLFGAHQAQNAAVAIAAVESFLGGGDHAIHDDVLAEGLATATSPGRLQVVGTEPTVLVDAAHNPAGAATLAAALPVYFTFDRVTAVIGVLGDKDAEGIVRELAPVVDHFIVTRSTSERSVDPDELARIVVGVVGRDRVTVEPDLRTALEDARDSAGETEKGAALVTGSVLLVGEAIAHAADEGWKTA; encoded by the coding sequence ATGAGCGACCAGCGGGGCGGACGCCCCTTCGACGACGACGCGGACGACATCCGCCGCGACGACGACTTCGAGCCGGAGACGGACGAGGGCGTCGACGCCGCGGCCCGGGCGCTCGACCCCGACGTCGACGGCCTGAGCGACGACCAGCTCTTCGCCGACGACGCCGCCGAGCTCCGCCGCGAGGCCGAGCAGTCCATCGTGGCCGGCGGCGAGGTGGACGACGAGAACTACTTCGAGCGCGAGGGCGACGCCGTGTACCAGGCGCTCCTCGCCCGGGTGGGGGAGCAGGCGCCGCAGCCGCGCCTCTCCGCGACCCGCCGCGTGGTCGAGCTGCTCGGCGACCCGCAGCGCGCCTACCCGATCGTGCACATCACGGGCACCAACGGGAAGACCTCGACGAGCCGGATGACCGAGAGCATCCTGCGCGCCGCCGGGCTCCGCACGGGCCTCTTCACGAGCCCGCACCTCGTGCGCTTCAACGAGCGCATCGTCGTCGACGGCCTGCCGATCACCGACGAGGCGCTCAGCCGCAACTGGGCCGACGTCGAGCCCTTCATCGACCTGGTCGACCGGGAGCTCGTCGCCGCGGGCGAGAAGCCGGTCACGTTCTTCGAGGCGCTCACGGTGCTCGCGTTCGCGTCGTTCGCCGACGCGCCCGTCGACGTCGCCGTGATCGAGGTCGGCATGGGCGGCGAGTGGGACAGCACCAACGTCGGCGACGGCCAGGTCGCCGTCTTCACGCCCGTCTCGCTCGACCACACGCAGCGGCTGGGATCCACCGTCGCCGAGATCGCGCGCACCAAGTCCGGCATCGTGAAGCCCGCCGCGGACGTCGTCTCGAGCGCGCAGCTGCCCGAGGTCGTGGCCGAGCTCACGCGCGCGGCCGAGCTCACGGAGTCCACCTGGTCGATGGAGGGCGAGCGGTTCCGCCTCCTCGACACGACCCTCGCGGTCGGCGGCCAGGTGATCAGCGTGCAGGGTCTCGCGGGCACCTACCGCGACGTGTTCCTGCCGCTGTTCGGCGCGCACCAGGCGCAGAACGCCGCCGTCGCGATCGCCGCGGTCGAGTCGTTCCTCGGCGGCGGCGACCACGCCATCCACGACGACGTGCTCGCCGAGGGGCTCGCCACCGCGACGAGCCCCGGACGCCTGCAGGTCGTCGGTACCGAGCCGACCGTGCTGGTCGATGCCGCGCACAACCCCGCGGGCGCCGCGACGCTCGCGGCCGCGCTGCCCGTCTACTTCACCTTCGACCGTGTCACGGCCGTCATCGGCGTGCTCGGGGACAAGGACGCGGAGGGCATCGTGCGGGAGCTCGCGCCCGTGGTCGACCACTTCATCGTCACGCGCTCCACGTCCGAGCGCTCGGTGGATCCGGACGAGCTGGCGCGCATCGTCGTCGGCGTCGTCGGCCGCGACCGCGTCACGGTCGAGCCCGACCTCCGCACCGCCCTCGAGGACGCGCGCGACTCCGCGGGCGAGACGGAGAAGGGCGCCGCGCTCGTCACCGGCTCGGTCCTCCTCGTCGGCGAGGCCATCGCCCACGCCGCCGACGAGGGCTGGAAGACCGCGTGA